One window of the Aptenodytes patagonicus chromosome 5, bAptPat1.pri.cur, whole genome shotgun sequence genome contains the following:
- the DNAJB12 gene encoding dnaJ homolog subfamily B member 12 yields the protein MESNRDEAERCIGIALAAAKANQPDKARRFLEKAQRLYPSPRVRVLLESLKNEQSANGQSQSRESTNPQFKKMSGDFPSANGEAGGEAPKGYTQDQVDAVKRVKQCKDYYEILGVNREASDEDLKKAYRKLALKFHPDKNHAPGATEAFKAIGNAYAVLSNPEKRKQYDQFGDEKLNPARHGHSHSDFHRGFEADISPEDLFNMFFGGGFPSSNVHVYSNGRMRYTYHQRQDRREHQGDGGLGLFVQLMPILILIIVSALSQMMVSSPPYSLSQRPSVGHIHKRVTEHLKVVYYVSENFADEYTGTNLKNVERSVEDDYIANLRNNCWKEKQQKEGLLYRARYFGDSDLYQRAQKMGTPSCSRLSDVQASLHG from the exons atggagTCGAACAGGGACGAGGCGGAGCGGTGCATCGGCATCGCGCTGGCCGCCGCCAAGGCCAACCAGCCCGACAAGGCCCGCCGCTTCCTGGAGAAGGCGCAGCGCTTGTACCCCTCGCCGCGGGTCCGCG ttctgCTTGAATCACTCAAGAATGAGCAATCAGCCAATGGCCAGTCCCAATCCAGGGAGTCCACAAATCCTCAGTTCAAGAAAATGAGTGGAGACTTCCCATCGGCCAACGGAGAGGCTGGGGGGGAGGCCCCCAAGGGCTACACTCAGGACCAGGTGGATGCAGTGAAGAG GGTAAAGCAATGCAAAGATTACTACGAAATTCTGGGAGTAAACAGAGAAGCTTCTGATGAGGACCTGAAAAAGGCTTACCGGAAACTTGCACTGAAATTTCACCCAGATAAGAACCACGCACCAGGGGCTACCGAGGCATTTAAAG CCATTGGTAATGCGTATGCAGTGTTGAGCAACCCAGAGAAGAGGAAGCAATATGACCAGTTTGGAGATGAGAAACTCAACCCTGCTCGGCACGGACACAGTCACTCGGACTTCCACCGCGGGTTTGAGGCAGACATCTCCCCTGAGGACCTCTTCAACatgttttttggtggtggttttccTTCTA GTAACGTTCACGTATACAGCAATGGCAGGATGCGATATACCTACCATCAGAGGCAGGACAGACGAGAACATCAGGGTGAC GGTGGCCTTGGGTTGTTTGTCCAGCTGATGCCTATCCTCATCCTGATCATTGTGTCTGCTCTCAGCCAGATGATGGTCTCCAGCCCACCCTACAGTTTGAGCCAGAGACC GTCTGTGGGTCACATACACAAGAGAGTGACAGAGCACTTGAAAGTCGTCTACTACGTATCCGAGAACTTTGCAGATGAATACACGGGCACGAAcctgaaaaatgttgaaaggaGTGTGGAGGACGACTATATTGCAAACCTTCGAAATAACTgctggaaagagaagcagcaga AGGAAGGCTTGTTGTACCGGGCACGCTACTTCGGAGACTCGGATCTGTACCAGCGAGCACAGAAGATGGGCACTCCCAGCTGTAGCAGACTGTCAGATGTTCAAGCTTCTCTGCACGGATAG